The window GCTCTTTGGCAGCAGCGTTTTCCTGGACCTTATTCAGTTTTGCCTGTATTTGATCAAAGGCTTCCTGGTCGGTTTTGAAATTCTCTGCTGCTTTACCAACCCGGATAATCTCCACGCTTTTAATCACATCATTCTGGGCTATGCTGTCCACCACATCCTGGCCTTCCACAACGTGACCGAAAATGGTGTGTTTGCCGTTCAAGTGCGGGGTGGGAACGTGGGTAATAAAGAACTGTGAGCCATTGGTGCCAGGACCGGCATTAGCCATAGCCAGCACACCAGGACCGGTAAAGCGTAGTTCCGGGTCAAACTCATCGGCAAAGGTATAGCCAGGACCACCTGTTCCAGTGCCCAACGGACAACCGCCCTGGATCATAAAATCTTTAATGACCCTATGGAATTTTAACCCATCATAAAAGCGAATACCAGTAGGTTTGTCTGCTCCACCGTAGGTTAAGGTGCCTTCTGCTAGGCCAACAAAATTGATAACAGTCAGCGGGGCCTTGTCGTAATACAGAGAGAGCAGGATATCTCCCTTGGGAGTGCTTATCTTTGCGTATAATCCGTCTTGCATTTTTTCTTCCTTATGTTCTTGAGGTGTTTCCTCTTGTTTGGTTGTTGCTGAAACAGGCTGTTGTATCAAAACAAACAATGCCGACAAGATGATAGGAATAATATAACGTTTTGCAAGCAATTTGCGCATGAAGGCCTCCAA is drawn from Candidatus Electrothrix aestuarii and contains these coding sequences:
- a CDS encoding peptidylprolyl isomerase, whose product is MRKLLAKRYIIPIILSALFVLIQQPVSATTKQEETPQEHKEEKMQDGLYAKISTPKGDILLSLYYDKAPLTVINFVGLAEGTLTYGGADKPTGIRFYDGLKFHRVIKDFMIQGGCPLGTGTGGPGYTFADEFDPELRFTGPGVLAMANAGPGTNGSQFFITHVPTPHLNGKHTIFGHVVEGQDVVDSIAQNDVIKSVEIIRVGKAAENFKTDQEAFDQIQAKLNKVQENAAAKEQEDTIKMIKKRWPDAHFSNSGLYWVVVKEGTGEKPAPGTKISAHYTGRLLSNDKKFDSSYDRREPIQFEVGVGRVIKGWDQALSNMRKGEKRVLIIPPELAYGSRGAGGVIPPDAWLVFDVELVDF